A region of the Salvia splendens isolate huo1 chromosome 11, SspV2, whole genome shotgun sequence genome:
aataaaaaggaCAAAGAAGAGCCCGCGTCCACGGCCCGTAGCCCGTCATCGGGCCGAGTGATGGGCTCAAAATcgttacttttattttatcactCTACTAATCAGTTAACTGGAAAACATATTTTGATTTATCCATCTACACTACTCACTGATACTCATATTTCTCCTTCCAAACCTCTGCACTATCTCTTTCTCTCCTGCATACACTCGATTAAGCTATAATGCAAACTTCAATTATATCATTCGGTGCTCCGTCTCCACCTCAGCCACCGAATTCCTCACCTTGCTCGCTGAAAACCCGGCAGCCAAACACTCTATTTTTCACCTCAACCTCTAACAACAGAGCTTCCACCTTATCAACTCAAACGCTCTCCAGAAAGCTTATCTGCAAGCCCCCTGCAGGAAAGTATCTCAGCGACGATTATCTTGTGGTATTTATCTACTCTTTTATCACTTCCCATTCAGTAGTTCTTGTTGCTTCCTTTTGCAAAAGATTcgatttttttcaatattttgtttttggttGTGGATTTTGTTGATTTTGCTGGAATTAAAAGGCATGGGCCGCTAGAAATAATTGGTTATCGTCAGTATAGATTGTATTATTAGGTAGTTGTTATtcctttttctttaatttgttgATACATTATTCCTTCTCCTGAGAATTTGGTACTTTGTCTGAaccaaaaattgaagaaaagCAAATGAATGTGTTCTTAGTTAGTTGGTAAGTCTGATTTTGGCTTCTTGTTTTACATCATCGTTGTTTGATTGATTGCAGAAAAAACTATCTGCAAAAGAAATCCAGGAGTTAGTGAAGGGGGAGAGGAATGTGCCACTGATTATTGATTTCTATGCTACATGGTGTGGACCTTGTATCTTGATGGCACAAGAACTTGAAATGGTATGTTTTGGAAAGTGTTGTCACGTATTATTTGGAATGTTGATGATTTCCATCAATTATGCCAAGCCTCATTTCCTTATCTACATATTTGAAAACTGGGATGAATAACTGTGGTAGATAAGATTAGTTAGGGCATAATAGGGAATTTGTTTGTTGTTGGCCTAAAGGCTGAACAAAACAGTGTTCCTTGCTTGAGTTTGAAAGCCTGAAAAACAGAAGATTTTAACACATAACCCGACTTTCTACTCAGGGTACATGTTTTGCTAATTAAGCCTTGAATTTCCTTTACAGTGAAGCTATGGTTGTTTGCTCACCTCCAACCTAAATTATAGGCAGATAGTATTTCGTTATGATGGTTTTGATGGTGCGTTACCGACACCCTATTCCACTGTCACATTATTTGATGTCCCGTCTTAAGAACTAAACATACTAGCTGCATTTGCCTTGCCGGTTTCCTTCCATAGTTTGGAACACTTGAGTACAACACAGCATAGGTTCTTGGTGTATCATCATGGTAGTGGAGAAGTGATAGTTTACAGGTTTAATTGGAATTATATGTCCACTTTGGTGTACCCATTTTACCGAAGCTCAGTATGCTCCGAGCATGACTGTGTCTCGCCACTGCATCCATATGGATGGATGTGGAACTTTAGTTacacattttatttttgcaCTCTTCTGCAGTGAATGGCAGTCATGCTATGTTTTCACTCATCAAGTCGGAGGATATTTTGAGTTGACATTACCGACTTTAATAGTTAAAATTCTGCTGTTGTAAACATGCAAAATAAATCTTTAGATCTTTCTTGACTATGAGCTCTGCTTGTGATACAGCTCGCTGTTGAGTATGAAAACAATGCAATGATAGTCAAGGTTGACACGGATGATGAATATGAATTTTCTCGTGATATGCAGGTGACATtcttttccatatttttcaTAGAATATAGACACAACTATGAACTAATGATTCATCTAACAATAACGTAACTGCATTTTTTATTGATCTTGTGTTCGTCTCGTAAGATCTCTACGTGATCTACTTAACGTCTTGGTGTTACAGGTTAGAGGGTTGCCGACTTTGTACTTCATCAGCCCTGACCCAAAGAAAGATGCTATAAGGACAGAAGGACTCATCCCCATACAAATGATGCGTGATATACTCGATAATGAAATGTAAACGAGTATCGCTGCAGCTCAAAGCCAAGGCTTCTTTTTTACTCTGAAAATATAGCTTGTAGTATTATTATTGTTTCAGCGGTAGTAGATGATGGAAGAGAGACAGATTAGGCCAGATTtgcttttttcatttttcctctCTTATTTTAGATAAGTGACTATTTACAACTACTGCTCATTATAAGATCTATCAATATATAATGGGCGATTTTTG
Encoded here:
- the LOC121755707 gene encoding thioredoxin-like protein CITRX1, chloroplastic; translation: MQTSIISFGAPSPPQPPNSSPCSLKTRQPNTLFFTSTSNNRASTLSTQTLSRKLICKPPAGKYLSDDYLVKKLSAKEIQELVKGERNVPLIIDFYATWCGPCILMAQELEMLAVEYENNAMIVKVDTDDEYEFSRDMQVRGLPTLYFISPDPKKDAIRTEGLIPIQMMRDILDNEM